A stretch of Girardinichthys multiradiatus isolate DD_20200921_A chromosome 20, DD_fGirMul_XY1, whole genome shotgun sequence DNA encodes these proteins:
- the LOC124857137 gene encoding uncharacterized protein LOC124857137 isoform X1 has product MGSILQERVARRCVERVSIGDNEWMKASRRSSRLTVAGTKMGRRQAQRKSPQSQCLIQSQENNHEKRPQRRKHKSNTSLTKCSAFHQRLPFSCSAQGTSMSHPAASEEDKMMIEVSSTAERCVHRKHTRTGMRASKHTIDQPCYSLPHSSPDQQEELSPKREGEALSRPLQQDSDTDLSESERLPLSSSPIASQLELRPEVIEDEDPNSPSLRVRAGDHGEFDFPDFLPPPFNSWSLSQLAFFYNTEDRGAPRPRLMGTLERFLERLLQLEWYQIQTVKAEHGTQEVSGVLSSCQRSTASAPSRLSSPKCILQCQRAFPLTLLSSLASHSTLLPGCVCTLCRICYSTRNTSCCRSIHSHSHPSRLSPMIDCSRRPAPLPKRSYSESRVLSTDRMLRAQMVVSPARTNSHLKRMQASGNIRNPIQGASRRSHSSIRGCSDQAGRGNESDCTVGLVRKRSSSEQRKCGGDRQLKGSEKGQSSSQCRKGRAERGRAVGCTELEIKPDAVTAIIDNLPRSKYSPIQMPSRSKHVEFVT; this is encoded by the exons ATGGGCAGCATCCTGCAGGAGCGGGTAGCACGGCGGTGTGTGGAGAGGGTCTCCATCGGTgacaatgaatggatgaagGCTTCGAGGAGAAGCAGCAGGCTGACTGTGGCAGG GACCAAAATGGGAAGGCGGCAGGCACAAAGGAAGAGTCCTCAGTCGCAGTGCCTGATCCAGAGTCAGGAAAACAACCATGAGAAG AGACCACAAAGAAGAAAGCACAAGTCTAACACTTCTTTGACCAAATGCAGTGCTTTTCATCAAAG ACTTCCTTTCTCCTGCAGTGCTCAGGGAACCTCCATGTCTCATCCAGCAGCCTCTGAAGAAGACAAAATGATGATAGAGGTGTCATCAACTGCTGAGCGCTGTGTCCATAGAAAACACACACGAACAGGCATGAGAGCAAGCAAACACACAATTGACCAGCCCTGCTACAGCCTGCCTCATTCCAGTCCTGACCAGCAAGAAGAGCTCTCACCCAAGCGGGAGGGGGAAGCTCTGAGCAGACCTCTACAGCAGGACAGTGACACAGACTTGTCTGAGTCAGAAAGACTTCCCTTGTCCTCCAGTCCAATCGCCTCACAACTTGAGCTCAGGCCCGAGGTCATCGAGGATGAAGACCCAAACTCTCCCAGCCTGAGAGTCAGAGCAGGGGACCATGGAGAATTTGACTTCCCAGACTTTCTCCCTCCACCTTTTAATTCATGGAGCCTCAGTCAGCTGGCTTTCTTCTACAACACAGAGGACAGAGGGGCCCCTCGGCCAAGGCTCATGGGCACTTTGGAGAGGTTCCTGGAGAGGTTGCTGCAGCTGGAGTGGTACCAGATCCAGACTGTCAAGGCGGAGCATGGCACACAGGAGGTGTCAGGAGTGCTATCCAGCTGTCAGAGGTCGACCGCTTCTGCCCCATCACGCCTTAGCTCTCCTAAATGCATCCTCCAGTGCCAGCGTGCCTTTCCCCTCACCCTCCTGTCCTCACTGGCCAGCCACTCCACCCTACTGCCTGGCTGTGTCTGCACTCTCTGCCGGATCTGTTACTCCACCCGTAACACATCATGCTGCCGCTCCATCCACAGCCACAGTCATCCGTCCAGACTGAGTCCGATGATAGATTGCAGCAGAAGGCCTGCACCGCTCCCTAAAAGGAGCTACAGCGAAAGCCGGGTCCTCTCCACAGACAGAATGCTCAGGGCTCAGATGGTCGTCAGCCCTGCAAGGACCAACAGCCACTTGAAGAGGATGCAGGCTTCAGGAAACATTCGCAATCCCATCCAAGGTGCTTCACGAAGGTCCCATTCCTCCATCAGGGGCTGTAGTGACCAGGCTGGGAGAGGGAACGAGTCAGACTGTACAGTTGGACTGGTCAGAAAGAGGAGTAGCTCTGAGCAGAGGAAATGTGGAGGAGACAGGCAACTGAAGGGGTCAGAGAAAGGCCAGAGCAGTTCTCAGTGTAGAAAAGGAAGAGCTGAGCGGGGCAGAGCAGTTGGCTGCACAGAACTGGAAATAAAACCAGATGCTGTAACTGCAATTATAGATAATTTGCCCAGGTCCAAATATTCCCCAATCCAGATGCCCAGCAGGTCCAAACATGTTGAATTTGTTACATAA
- the LOC124857137 gene encoding uncharacterized protein LOC124857137 isoform X2: MGSILQERVARRCVERVSIGDNEWMKASRRSSRLTVAGTKMGRRQAQRKSPQSQCLIQSQENNHEKRPQRRKHKSNTSLTKCSAFHQSAQGTSMSHPAASEEDKMMIEVSSTAERCVHRKHTRTGMRASKHTIDQPCYSLPHSSPDQQEELSPKREGEALSRPLQQDSDTDLSESERLPLSSSPIASQLELRPEVIEDEDPNSPSLRVRAGDHGEFDFPDFLPPPFNSWSLSQLAFFYNTEDRGAPRPRLMGTLERFLERLLQLEWYQIQTVKAEHGTQEVSGVLSSCQRSTASAPSRLSSPKCILQCQRAFPLTLLSSLASHSTLLPGCVCTLCRICYSTRNTSCCRSIHSHSHPSRLSPMIDCSRRPAPLPKRSYSESRVLSTDRMLRAQMVVSPARTNSHLKRMQASGNIRNPIQGASRRSHSSIRGCSDQAGRGNESDCTVGLVRKRSSSEQRKCGGDRQLKGSEKGQSSSQCRKGRAERGRAVGCTELEIKPDAVTAIIDNLPRSKYSPIQMPSRSKHVEFVT; encoded by the exons ATGGGCAGCATCCTGCAGGAGCGGGTAGCACGGCGGTGTGTGGAGAGGGTCTCCATCGGTgacaatgaatggatgaagGCTTCGAGGAGAAGCAGCAGGCTGACTGTGGCAGG GACCAAAATGGGAAGGCGGCAGGCACAAAGGAAGAGTCCTCAGTCGCAGTGCCTGATCCAGAGTCAGGAAAACAACCATGAGAAG AGACCACAAAGAAGAAAGCACAAGTCTAACACTTCTTTGACCAAATGCAGTGCTTTTCATCAAAG TGCTCAGGGAACCTCCATGTCTCATCCAGCAGCCTCTGAAGAAGACAAAATGATGATAGAGGTGTCATCAACTGCTGAGCGCTGTGTCCATAGAAAACACACACGAACAGGCATGAGAGCAAGCAAACACACAATTGACCAGCCCTGCTACAGCCTGCCTCATTCCAGTCCTGACCAGCAAGAAGAGCTCTCACCCAAGCGGGAGGGGGAAGCTCTGAGCAGACCTCTACAGCAGGACAGTGACACAGACTTGTCTGAGTCAGAAAGACTTCCCTTGTCCTCCAGTCCAATCGCCTCACAACTTGAGCTCAGGCCCGAGGTCATCGAGGATGAAGACCCAAACTCTCCCAGCCTGAGAGTCAGAGCAGGGGACCATGGAGAATTTGACTTCCCAGACTTTCTCCCTCCACCTTTTAATTCATGGAGCCTCAGTCAGCTGGCTTTCTTCTACAACACAGAGGACAGAGGGGCCCCTCGGCCAAGGCTCATGGGCACTTTGGAGAGGTTCCTGGAGAGGTTGCTGCAGCTGGAGTGGTACCAGATCCAGACTGTCAAGGCGGAGCATGGCACACAGGAGGTGTCAGGAGTGCTATCCAGCTGTCAGAGGTCGACCGCTTCTGCCCCATCACGCCTTAGCTCTCCTAAATGCATCCTCCAGTGCCAGCGTGCCTTTCCCCTCACCCTCCTGTCCTCACTGGCCAGCCACTCCACCCTACTGCCTGGCTGTGTCTGCACTCTCTGCCGGATCTGTTACTCCACCCGTAACACATCATGCTGCCGCTCCATCCACAGCCACAGTCATCCGTCCAGACTGAGTCCGATGATAGATTGCAGCAGAAGGCCTGCACCGCTCCCTAAAAGGAGCTACAGCGAAAGCCGGGTCCTCTCCACAGACAGAATGCTCAGGGCTCAGATGGTCGTCAGCCCTGCAAGGACCAACAGCCACTTGAAGAGGATGCAGGCTTCAGGAAACATTCGCAATCCCATCCAAGGTGCTTCACGAAGGTCCCATTCCTCCATCAGGGGCTGTAGTGACCAGGCTGGGAGAGGGAACGAGTCAGACTGTACAGTTGGACTGGTCAGAAAGAGGAGTAGCTCTGAGCAGAGGAAATGTGGAGGAGACAGGCAACTGAAGGGGTCAGAGAAAGGCCAGAGCAGTTCTCAGTGTAGAAAAGGAAGAGCTGAGCGGGGCAGAGCAGTTGGCTGCACAGAACTGGAAATAAAACCAGATGCTGTAACTGCAATTATAGATAATTTGCCCAGGTCCAAATATTCCCCAATCCAGATGCCCAGCAGGTCCAAACATGTTGAATTTGTTACATAA
- the LOC124857137 gene encoding uncharacterized protein LOC124857137 isoform X4, protein MRSAQGTSMSHPAASEEDKMMIEVSSTAERCVHRKHTRTGMRASKHTIDQPCYSLPHSSPDQQEELSPKREGEALSRPLQQDSDTDLSESERLPLSSSPIASQLELRPEVIEDEDPNSPSLRVRAGDHGEFDFPDFLPPPFNSWSLSQLAFFYNTEDRGAPRPRLMGTLERFLERLLQLEWYQIQTVKAEHGTQEVSGVLSSCQRSTASAPSRLSSPKCILQCQRAFPLTLLSSLASHSTLLPGCVCTLCRICYSTRNTSCCRSIHSHSHPSRLSPMIDCSRRPAPLPKRSYSESRVLSTDRMLRAQMVVSPARTNSHLKRMQASGNIRNPIQGASRRSHSSIRGCSDQAGRGNESDCTVGLVRKRSSSEQRKCGGDRQLKGSEKGQSSSQCRKGRAERGRAVGCTELEIKPDAVTAIIDNLPRSKYSPIQMPSRSKHVEFVT, encoded by the exons ATGAGAAG TGCTCAGGGAACCTCCATGTCTCATCCAGCAGCCTCTGAAGAAGACAAAATGATGATAGAGGTGTCATCAACTGCTGAGCGCTGTGTCCATAGAAAACACACACGAACAGGCATGAGAGCAAGCAAACACACAATTGACCAGCCCTGCTACAGCCTGCCTCATTCCAGTCCTGACCAGCAAGAAGAGCTCTCACCCAAGCGGGAGGGGGAAGCTCTGAGCAGACCTCTACAGCAGGACAGTGACACAGACTTGTCTGAGTCAGAAAGACTTCCCTTGTCCTCCAGTCCAATCGCCTCACAACTTGAGCTCAGGCCCGAGGTCATCGAGGATGAAGACCCAAACTCTCCCAGCCTGAGAGTCAGAGCAGGGGACCATGGAGAATTTGACTTCCCAGACTTTCTCCCTCCACCTTTTAATTCATGGAGCCTCAGTCAGCTGGCTTTCTTCTACAACACAGAGGACAGAGGGGCCCCTCGGCCAAGGCTCATGGGCACTTTGGAGAGGTTCCTGGAGAGGTTGCTGCAGCTGGAGTGGTACCAGATCCAGACTGTCAAGGCGGAGCATGGCACACAGGAGGTGTCAGGAGTGCTATCCAGCTGTCAGAGGTCGACCGCTTCTGCCCCATCACGCCTTAGCTCTCCTAAATGCATCCTCCAGTGCCAGCGTGCCTTTCCCCTCACCCTCCTGTCCTCACTGGCCAGCCACTCCACCCTACTGCCTGGCTGTGTCTGCACTCTCTGCCGGATCTGTTACTCCACCCGTAACACATCATGCTGCCGCTCCATCCACAGCCACAGTCATCCGTCCAGACTGAGTCCGATGATAGATTGCAGCAGAAGGCCTGCACCGCTCCCTAAAAGGAGCTACAGCGAAAGCCGGGTCCTCTCCACAGACAGAATGCTCAGGGCTCAGATGGTCGTCAGCCCTGCAAGGACCAACAGCCACTTGAAGAGGATGCAGGCTTCAGGAAACATTCGCAATCCCATCCAAGGTGCTTCACGAAGGTCCCATTCCTCCATCAGGGGCTGTAGTGACCAGGCTGGGAGAGGGAACGAGTCAGACTGTACAGTTGGACTGGTCAGAAAGAGGAGTAGCTCTGAGCAGAGGAAATGTGGAGGAGACAGGCAACTGAAGGGGTCAGAGAAAGGCCAGAGCAGTTCTCAGTGTAGAAAAGGAAGAGCTGAGCGGGGCAGAGCAGTTGGCTGCACAGAACTGGAAATAAAACCAGATGCTGTAACTGCAATTATAGATAATTTGCCCAGGTCCAAATATTCCCCAATCCAGATGCCCAGCAGGTCCAAACATGTTGAATTTGTTACATAA
- the LOC124857137 gene encoding uncharacterized protein LOC124857137 isoform X3: MQCFSSKMIRLPFSCSAQGTSMSHPAASEEDKMMIEVSSTAERCVHRKHTRTGMRASKHTIDQPCYSLPHSSPDQQEELSPKREGEALSRPLQQDSDTDLSESERLPLSSSPIASQLELRPEVIEDEDPNSPSLRVRAGDHGEFDFPDFLPPPFNSWSLSQLAFFYNTEDRGAPRPRLMGTLERFLERLLQLEWYQIQTVKAEHGTQEVSGVLSSCQRSTASAPSRLSSPKCILQCQRAFPLTLLSSLASHSTLLPGCVCTLCRICYSTRNTSCCRSIHSHSHPSRLSPMIDCSRRPAPLPKRSYSESRVLSTDRMLRAQMVVSPARTNSHLKRMQASGNIRNPIQGASRRSHSSIRGCSDQAGRGNESDCTVGLVRKRSSSEQRKCGGDRQLKGSEKGQSSSQCRKGRAERGRAVGCTELEIKPDAVTAIIDNLPRSKYSPIQMPSRSKHVEFVT; the protein is encoded by the exons ATGCAGTGCTTTTCATCAAAG ATGATCAGACTTCCTTTCTCCTGCAGTGCTCAGGGAACCTCCATGTCTCATCCAGCAGCCTCTGAAGAAGACAAAATGATGATAGAGGTGTCATCAACTGCTGAGCGCTGTGTCCATAGAAAACACACACGAACAGGCATGAGAGCAAGCAAACACACAATTGACCAGCCCTGCTACAGCCTGCCTCATTCCAGTCCTGACCAGCAAGAAGAGCTCTCACCCAAGCGGGAGGGGGAAGCTCTGAGCAGACCTCTACAGCAGGACAGTGACACAGACTTGTCTGAGTCAGAAAGACTTCCCTTGTCCTCCAGTCCAATCGCCTCACAACTTGAGCTCAGGCCCGAGGTCATCGAGGATGAAGACCCAAACTCTCCCAGCCTGAGAGTCAGAGCAGGGGACCATGGAGAATTTGACTTCCCAGACTTTCTCCCTCCACCTTTTAATTCATGGAGCCTCAGTCAGCTGGCTTTCTTCTACAACACAGAGGACAGAGGGGCCCCTCGGCCAAGGCTCATGGGCACTTTGGAGAGGTTCCTGGAGAGGTTGCTGCAGCTGGAGTGGTACCAGATCCAGACTGTCAAGGCGGAGCATGGCACACAGGAGGTGTCAGGAGTGCTATCCAGCTGTCAGAGGTCGACCGCTTCTGCCCCATCACGCCTTAGCTCTCCTAAATGCATCCTCCAGTGCCAGCGTGCCTTTCCCCTCACCCTCCTGTCCTCACTGGCCAGCCACTCCACCCTACTGCCTGGCTGTGTCTGCACTCTCTGCCGGATCTGTTACTCCACCCGTAACACATCATGCTGCCGCTCCATCCACAGCCACAGTCATCCGTCCAGACTGAGTCCGATGATAGATTGCAGCAGAAGGCCTGCACCGCTCCCTAAAAGGAGCTACAGCGAAAGCCGGGTCCTCTCCACAGACAGAATGCTCAGGGCTCAGATGGTCGTCAGCCCTGCAAGGACCAACAGCCACTTGAAGAGGATGCAGGCTTCAGGAAACATTCGCAATCCCATCCAAGGTGCTTCACGAAGGTCCCATTCCTCCATCAGGGGCTGTAGTGACCAGGCTGGGAGAGGGAACGAGTCAGACTGTACAGTTGGACTGGTCAGAAAGAGGAGTAGCTCTGAGCAGAGGAAATGTGGAGGAGACAGGCAACTGAAGGGGTCAGAGAAAGGCCAGAGCAGTTCTCAGTGTAGAAAAGGAAGAGCTGAGCGGGGCAGAGCAGTTGGCTGCACAGAACTGGAAATAAAACCAGATGCTGTAACTGCAATTATAGATAATTTGCCCAGGTCCAAATATTCCCCAATCCAGATGCCCAGCAGGTCCAAACATGTTGAATTTGTTACATAA
- the pdrg1 gene encoding p53 and DNA damage-regulated protein 1 isoform X2 — MDAGSQRVLQYLTDVEEAAEDVLTTKQQIVDLDMKRNRNREALSALKHEMSDSEKVKVCFGDMFIKFPKSKTREMIQKDQEQLDKEINDLRRELKTKVNCLNEMQGY; from the exons ATGGACGCTGGTTCTCAGCGTGTTTTACAGTACTTAACAGACGTCGAGGAGGCAGCTGAGGATGTTCTTACTACTAAACAACAG ATTGTAGACCTGGAcatgaagagaaacaggaacagGGAGGCGCTGAGTGCTCTGAAACATGAGATGTCAGATTCAG aaaaaGTGAAGGTTTGCTTTGGGGACATGTTCATTAAATTCCCCAAATCCAAAACAAGAGAGATGATCCAGAAAG ATCAGGAGCAGCTTGACAAGGAGATCAATGATCTTCGTAGAGAGCTGAAAACAAAGGTCAACTGTCTCAATGAGATGCAAG GTTATTGA